A stretch of Cygnus olor isolate bCygOlo1 chromosome 16, bCygOlo1.pri.v2, whole genome shotgun sequence DNA encodes these proteins:
- the PCK1 gene encoding phosphoenolpyruvate carboxykinase, cytosolic [GTP] isoform X1 yields MPPELKAEVNIMPKVTQGDLESLPPEAREFIESNAKLCQPENIHICDGSEEENKKILDIMVEQGMIKKLSKYENCWLALTDPRDVARIESKTVIITQEQRDTTPIPKTGTSQLGRWMSEEDFEKAFNTRFPGCMQGRTMYVIPFSMGPIGSPLSKIGIELTDSPYVVASMRIMTRMGTAALKALSNGEFVKCLHSVGCPLPLKEPLINNWPCNPELTLIAHLPDRREIISFGSGYGGNSLLGKKCFALRIASRIAKEEGWLAEHMLILGITNPEGEKKYFAAAFPSACGKTNLAMMNPSLPGWKIECVGDDIAWMKFDEHGDLRAINPENGFFGVAPGTSVKTNPNAIKTIFKNTIFTNVAETSDGGVYWEGIDEPLQPGVTLTSWKNKDWTPDKGNPALFHILSWLSLLNFSSTCHYDLFIVFCTGEPCAHPNSRFCTPARQCPIMDPAWESPEGVPIEGIIFGGRRPAGVPLVYEAFNWQHGVFIGAAMRSEATAAAEHKGKIIMHDPFAMRPFFGYNFGKYLAHWLSMAHRPAARLPRIFHVNWFRKDSQGKFLWPGYGENSRVLEWMFNRIQGKASAKPTAIGYIPADAALNLKGLEDVNLTELFDISKEFWEKEVEEIKQYFEGQVNADLPYEIEREMLALEMRIKQL; encoded by the exons ATGCCCCCAGAGTTGAAAGCTGAAGTAAACATCATGCCCAAGGTTACCCAGGGGGATCTGGAGAGCCTGCCTCCAGAAGCAAGGGAGTTCATTGAAAGTAATGCCAAGCTGTGCCAACCTGAGAACATTCACATCTGCGATGgctcagaagaagaaaacaaaaaaattctggACATCATGGTAGAGCAAGGCATGATTAAGAAGCTGAGCAAGTATGAGAACTG CTGGTTGGCTCTCACTGACCCAAGAGATGTAGCAAGAATTGAGAGCAAAACTGTCATTATCACTCAAGAACAGAGAGATACCACTCCAATCCCTAAAACTGGAACTAGCCAGCTGGGGCGCTGGATGTCAGAAGAAGATTTTGAGAAAGCCTTCAATACCAGATTCCCAGGCTGCATGCAAG GACGCACAATGTATGTCATCCCCTTCAGCATGGGGCCTATTGGGTCTCCTTTGTCCAAGATTGGGATTGAGCTGACAGATTCACCATACGTGGTGGCCAGCATGAGGATCATGACGCGGATGGGAACAGCTGCTTTGAAAGCCCTGAGCAATGGAGAGTTTGTAAAATGCCTTCACTCGGTTGGATGTCCTCTACCACTAAAAG AACCATTAATCAACAACTGGCCGTGCAACCCAGAGTTAACGCTGATTGCTCATCTCCCGGATCGCAGAGAGATCATTTCATTTGGCAGCGGTTACGGAGGAAACTccttactggggaaaaaatgctttgctcTCAGAATTGCCAGCAGAATTGCCAAGGAAGAGGGCTGGTTAGCAGAGCACATGCTG ATCCTGGGCATTACAAATCCAGAAGGTGAGAAGAAGTATTTTGCTGCAGCATTCCCTAGTGCCTGTGGAAAAACTAACTTGGCCATGATGAACCCAAGCCTGCCAGGATGGAAGATTGAGTGCGTGGGTGATGATATCGCCTGGATGAAATTTGATGAACACG GCGACTTAAGGGCAATCAATccagaaaatggcttttttggAGTTGCCCCTGGAACCTCTGTCAAAACAAACCCCAATGCTATTAAAACCATATTCAAGAACACCATCTTTACCAACGTAGCTGAAACCAGTGATGGCGGTGTCTATTGGGAAGGCATTGACGAGCCATTGCAACCAGGAGTAACCCTGACTTCATGGAAGAACAAGGATTGGACCCCAGATAAGGGTAACCCTGCCTTATTCCACATTCTCTCCTGGCTTTCTCTGCTGAATTTCAGTTCAACCTGTCATTATGACCTTTTTATTGTATTCTGTACAGGGGAACCTTGTGCTCATCCCAACTCACGATTCTGCACTCCAGCCAGGCAGTGCCCCATCATGGACCCTGCCTGGGAATCACCCGAAGGTGTCCCCATTGAAGGGATAATATTTGGAGGCCGCAGACCTGCTG GTGTGCCTCTTGTATATGAGGCTTTTAACTGGCAGCACGGAGTATTTATAGGAGCAGCCATGAGATCTgaagcaacagcagctgctgagcacaaaG GCAAAATCATTATGCACGATCCATTTGCCATGAGACCTTTCTTTGGCTACAATTTTGGCAAATACTTAGCCCACTGGCTTAGCATGGCACATCGCCCAGCGGCAAGACTACCAAGGATCTTTCATGTTAACTGGTTCCGGAAAGACAGCCAAGGGAAATTCCTGTGGCCTGGCTATGGAGAAAATTCCCGTGTGCTGGAGTGGATGTTCAACAGAATTCAAGGGAAGGCCTCTGCCAAGCCAACTGCTATAGGTTACATCCCTGCTGATGCTGCTTTGAACCTGAAGGGTTTAGAAGACGTCAACTTGACTGAACTGTTTGATATCTCCAAAGAGTTCTGGGaaaaggaggtggaagaaatCAAACAATACTTTGAAGGGCAAGTTAATGCTGACCTTCCCTAcgaaatagaaagagaaatgcttgcCTTGGAGATGAGGATAAAACAGCTGTAG
- the PCK1 gene encoding phosphoenolpyruvate carboxykinase, cytosolic [GTP] isoform X2, producing the protein MPPELKAEVNIMPKVTQGDLESLPPEAREFIESNAKLCQPENIHICDGSEEENKKILDIMVEQGMIKKLSKYENCWLALTDPRDVARIESKTVIITQEQRDTTPIPKTGTSQLGRWMSEEDFEKAFNTRFPGCMQGRTMYVIPFSMGPIGSPLSKIGIELTDSPYVVASMRIMTRMGTAALKALSNGEFVKCLHSVGCPLPLKEPLINNWPCNPELTLIAHLPDRREIISFGSGYGGNSLLGKKCFALRIASRIAKEEGWLAEHMLILGITNPEGEKKYFAAAFPSACGKTNLAMMNPSLPGWKIECVGDDIAWMKFDEHGDLRAINPENGFFGVAPGTSVKTNPNAIKTIFKNTIFTNVAETSDGGVYWEGIDEPLQPGVTLTSWKNKDWTPDKGEPCAHPNSRFCTPARQCPIMDPAWESPEGVPIEGIIFGGRRPAGVPLVYEAFNWQHGVFIGAAMRSEATAAAEHKGKIIMHDPFAMRPFFGYNFGKYLAHWLSMAHRPAARLPRIFHVNWFRKDSQGKFLWPGYGENSRVLEWMFNRIQGKASAKPTAIGYIPADAALNLKGLEDVNLTELFDISKEFWEKEVEEIKQYFEGQVNADLPYEIEREMLALEMRIKQL; encoded by the exons ATGCCCCCAGAGTTGAAAGCTGAAGTAAACATCATGCCCAAGGTTACCCAGGGGGATCTGGAGAGCCTGCCTCCAGAAGCAAGGGAGTTCATTGAAAGTAATGCCAAGCTGTGCCAACCTGAGAACATTCACATCTGCGATGgctcagaagaagaaaacaaaaaaattctggACATCATGGTAGAGCAAGGCATGATTAAGAAGCTGAGCAAGTATGAGAACTG CTGGTTGGCTCTCACTGACCCAAGAGATGTAGCAAGAATTGAGAGCAAAACTGTCATTATCACTCAAGAACAGAGAGATACCACTCCAATCCCTAAAACTGGAACTAGCCAGCTGGGGCGCTGGATGTCAGAAGAAGATTTTGAGAAAGCCTTCAATACCAGATTCCCAGGCTGCATGCAAG GACGCACAATGTATGTCATCCCCTTCAGCATGGGGCCTATTGGGTCTCCTTTGTCCAAGATTGGGATTGAGCTGACAGATTCACCATACGTGGTGGCCAGCATGAGGATCATGACGCGGATGGGAACAGCTGCTTTGAAAGCCCTGAGCAATGGAGAGTTTGTAAAATGCCTTCACTCGGTTGGATGTCCTCTACCACTAAAAG AACCATTAATCAACAACTGGCCGTGCAACCCAGAGTTAACGCTGATTGCTCATCTCCCGGATCGCAGAGAGATCATTTCATTTGGCAGCGGTTACGGAGGAAACTccttactggggaaaaaatgctttgctcTCAGAATTGCCAGCAGAATTGCCAAGGAAGAGGGCTGGTTAGCAGAGCACATGCTG ATCCTGGGCATTACAAATCCAGAAGGTGAGAAGAAGTATTTTGCTGCAGCATTCCCTAGTGCCTGTGGAAAAACTAACTTGGCCATGATGAACCCAAGCCTGCCAGGATGGAAGATTGAGTGCGTGGGTGATGATATCGCCTGGATGAAATTTGATGAACACG GCGACTTAAGGGCAATCAATccagaaaatggcttttttggAGTTGCCCCTGGAACCTCTGTCAAAACAAACCCCAATGCTATTAAAACCATATTCAAGAACACCATCTTTACCAACGTAGCTGAAACCAGTGATGGCGGTGTCTATTGGGAAGGCATTGACGAGCCATTGCAACCAGGAGTAACCCTGACTTCATGGAAGAACAAGGATTGGACCCCAGATAAGG GGGAACCTTGTGCTCATCCCAACTCACGATTCTGCACTCCAGCCAGGCAGTGCCCCATCATGGACCCTGCCTGGGAATCACCCGAAGGTGTCCCCATTGAAGGGATAATATTTGGAGGCCGCAGACCTGCTG GTGTGCCTCTTGTATATGAGGCTTTTAACTGGCAGCACGGAGTATTTATAGGAGCAGCCATGAGATCTgaagcaacagcagctgctgagcacaaaG GCAAAATCATTATGCACGATCCATTTGCCATGAGACCTTTCTTTGGCTACAATTTTGGCAAATACTTAGCCCACTGGCTTAGCATGGCACATCGCCCAGCGGCAAGACTACCAAGGATCTTTCATGTTAACTGGTTCCGGAAAGACAGCCAAGGGAAATTCCTGTGGCCTGGCTATGGAGAAAATTCCCGTGTGCTGGAGTGGATGTTCAACAGAATTCAAGGGAAGGCCTCTGCCAAGCCAACTGCTATAGGTTACATCCCTGCTGATGCTGCTTTGAACCTGAAGGGTTTAGAAGACGTCAACTTGACTGAACTGTTTGATATCTCCAAAGAGTTCTGGGaaaaggaggtggaagaaatCAAACAATACTTTGAAGGGCAAGTTAATGCTGACCTTCCCTAcgaaatagaaagagaaatgcttgcCTTGGAGATGAGGATAAAACAGCTGTAG